A genomic segment from Clostridium pasteurianum BC1 encodes:
- a CDS encoding DUF342 domain-containing protein — protein MRYSQVYSAEEIRKQLKNNGIIYGILEDALEKCSNVDGVKNLLIAKGKEPVDGTDDFLEIRFKTGSIKEFIEDSRGRVNFKSIGFVDYVQKDTVIAVKHKGIDGSDGKDIYGNGVEHKPGKRINLRVGTGCCIKDENEILALIKGEPSFQGNTFCVHKLHEITSDVDIKTGNVKFDGAILINGTVKEDMMVESGDFVEIKKDIEKSRIIAKGNVVVNGNVISSTIVSGGEDTTRIRDSNILLNLKDNILNLINAARQMQKLIRLQNDISYGEIIKLLLENRFKSILKLCTEIINDDEYMSKLFIKKLFNLAPLKIKNSKELLEIIFLIDKNIENIKKFAIIPTNIDIPYCQDSTIESSGSITINGKGEYVSRLVAKDYIIFKNDDSISRGGFIKAEHEVRCGIVGSPSGVSTKISVGRNGHIYVKKAYANTIFVIDNIEYILEVPGKEIHAYLNNNREIVVNKFPLYDN, from the coding sequence ATGAGATATTCACAAGTTTATTCAGCAGAAGAAATTAGGAAACAGTTGAAGAACAATGGAATAATTTACGGGATTTTAGAAGATGCCTTAGAAAAGTGCAGCAATGTAGATGGAGTAAAAAATTTATTAATTGCTAAGGGAAAAGAACCAGTAGATGGTACTGATGATTTTCTTGAAATTAGGTTTAAAACAGGCAGCATTAAGGAGTTTATAGAAGATAGTCGTGGAAGGGTAAATTTTAAAAGTATAGGTTTTGTTGATTACGTACAAAAAGACACAGTAATTGCAGTAAAGCATAAGGGCATAGATGGAAGTGATGGTAAGGATATATACGGCAATGGTGTAGAGCATAAACCCGGTAAAAGAATTAATCTTAGAGTAGGAACGGGCTGCTGTATTAAAGATGAAAATGAAATCCTTGCGTTAATAAAGGGTGAACCAAGTTTTCAGGGAAACACATTTTGCGTACATAAATTACATGAAATAACTTCAGATGTGGATATTAAAACTGGAAATGTAAAGTTTGATGGAGCAATATTGATAAATGGAACAGTTAAGGAAGATATGATGGTAGAATCTGGAGATTTCGTGGAGATTAAAAAGGACATAGAGAAGTCAAGAATTATTGCAAAAGGAAATGTCGTAGTTAATGGAAACGTAATTTCTTCCACAATTGTATCTGGTGGAGAAGATACAACAAGGATTAGAGATTCAAATATACTATTAAACTTAAAAGACAATATTTTAAATCTAATTAATGCTGCAAGACAAATGCAGAAATTAATTAGATTGCAAAATGATATTTCTTATGGGGAAATAATAAAATTATTACTAGAAAACAGATTCAAGAGTATATTGAAACTATGCACTGAGATTATAAATGATGATGAATATATGTCTAAATTATTTATAAAAAAACTATTTAATTTAGCTCCACTGAAAATAAAAAATTCAAAAGAATTGCTTGAAATCATTTTTTTAATAGATAAAAATATAGAGAATATTAAAAAATTTGCTATAATACCTACAAATATTGATATTCCTTATTGTCAAGACTCCACAATCGAAAGTTCTGGTAGTATAACAATTAATGGTAAGGGTGAATATGTATCAAGACTTGTAGCTAAGGATTACATAATATTTAAAAATGATGATAGTATTTCAAGAGGAGGATTCATTAAAGCAGAGCATGAAGTCCGATGTGGTATAGTTGGAAGCCCAAGTGGCGTGTCAACAAAGATTTCTGTTGGAAGAAATGGTCATATATATGTAAAAAAGGCTTATGCCAATACAATATTTGTCATAGATAATATAGAATACATATTGGAAGTACCAGGTAAAGAAATACATGCTTATTTAAACAATAATAGAGAAATTGTAGTTAATAAATTTCCATTATATGACAACTAG
- a CDS encoding PRD domain-containing protein has translation MEDAIIKKVLNNNVVIAQKDNSDFILIGNGLGFDFHKGSTVPSSRIEKVFIRETTEIANNYDKVLETIDNKIIGLSEEVICIAEKDLGIKLSDSIHVSLPDHINFSLRRMEKNIKIENPFLNELRVLYPVEYSIASKALKMINERFNSKLQEDEIGFICLHIQAAITEKGIGVHLEYTKKIKEIMDLIKKLIGRSIDKNSLEYARTLTHINFMLERVLEGKTIKNLLLDNIKDKLSKEYDIAIKLALMIDALFSVKVPEDEIGYLALHLKRLSDMES, from the coding sequence ATTGAGGATGCAATAATAAAAAAAGTATTAAATAATAATGTTGTCATAGCCCAAAAAGACAACAGTGATTTTATACTTATTGGAAATGGCCTTGGATTCGATTTCCATAAGGGAAGCACAGTACCAAGTAGTAGAATTGAAAAGGTATTCATAAGAGAGACTACAGAGATAGCTAATAATTATGATAAGGTTTTGGAAACCATTGATAATAAAATTATAGGCCTTTCAGAGGAAGTAATATGTATAGCAGAAAAGGATTTAGGGATTAAACTAAGTGATTCTATACATGTTTCTCTACCAGATCATATAAATTTTTCTTTAAGACGTATGGAAAAAAATATAAAAATAGAAAATCCATTTTTAAATGAATTAAGGGTATTGTATCCAGTGGAATATTCTATAGCTTCTAAAGCTCTAAAAATGATTAATGAAAGATTTAATTCCAAGCTTCAAGAAGATGAAATTGGTTTTATATGTCTTCATATTCAAGCTGCAATTACAGAAAAGGGAATAGGCGTTCATCTGGAATATACAAAAAAGATTAAAGAGATTATGGATCTTATTAAAAAATTAATAGGAAGATCTATAGATAAGAATTCTTTAGAATACGCCAGAACCTTAACTCATATAAATTTTATGCTGGAGAGAGTATTAGAGGGTAAAACTATAAAGAATTTATTATTAGATAATATAAAGGATAAGCTTTCTAAGGAGTATGATATTGCTATAAAACTAGCTTTAATGATAGATGCTTTATTTTCTGTGAAGGTACCAGAAGATGAAATAGGTTATTTAGCACTGCATTTAAAAAGACTTTCCGATATGGAAAGCTAA
- a CDS encoding L-lactate dehydrogenase: MKTTTKISIIGAGFVGSTTAFALIDEGLASEIVIVDINKDKAEGEAMDLSHGVSFVKPAIIKAGDYADTNNSDIVIITAGAPQKPGETRLDLINKNYKIMNSIVPEVVKYSPNSILLVVSNPVDILSYITYKISGFPKERVIGSGTVLDTSRFKYMLGDHFNIDTRNIHTYIMGEHGDSEIATWSITNIAGLDIAEYCSRYCNKCDGNIRYKIHENVKNAAYEIIKKKGATYYAVALAIRRIVEAILRDENSILTISTLLEGQYGIKDIYLGVPSVIGASGVKNIVESPLNKEELSALQDSAKKLKESLDKTVNLEFKVQI, from the coding sequence ATGAAAACAACAACTAAGATTTCAATAATAGGTGCAGGTTTTGTTGGATCAACTACTGCTTTTGCCCTTATAGATGAAGGTCTTGCTTCAGAAATTGTGATAGTAGACATTAATAAGGATAAGGCTGAAGGTGAAGCAATGGATCTATCCCATGGTGTATCTTTTGTGAAACCAGCAATTATTAAAGCTGGAGACTATGCAGACACCAATAATTCAGATATTGTTATAATAACAGCTGGTGCTCCACAAAAACCTGGAGAAACTAGGCTTGACCTCATAAATAAAAATTATAAAATAATGAATTCCATAGTTCCTGAGGTTGTAAAATATAGTCCAAATTCAATATTATTGGTAGTTTCTAATCCAGTAGATATATTGTCTTATATAACTTATAAAATTTCTGGATTTCCAAAGGAAAGAGTTATTGGCTCTGGTACTGTTCTGGATACTTCCAGATTTAAATATATGCTAGGTGATCACTTTAATATTGATACAAGAAATATCCACACTTATATAATGGGTGAACATGGTGATTCAGAAATAGCTACCTGGAGCATAACTAATATAGCAGGCCTGGATATTGCTGAATATTGCAGCAGATATTGCAATAAATGTGATGGAAATATAAGATATAAAATTCATGAAAATGTAAAAAATGCAGCCTATGAAATCATTAAGAAAAAAGGAGCAACCTATTATGCTGTAGCTCTTGCAATAAGAAGAATCGTAGAAGCCATATTAAGAGATGAAAACTCCATATTGACTATTTCCACTTTACTTGAAGGTCAGTATGGGATAAAGGATATATACCTAGGTGTTCCAAGTGTAATAGGTGCATCAGGAGTAAAAAATATAGTAGAATCCCCTTTAAATAAGGAAGAATTATCCGCTCTGCAGGATTCAGCAAAGAAACTGAAGGAATCTTTAGATAAAACTGTAAATTTAGAGTTTAAAGTTCAAATCTAA
- a CDS encoding aminotransferase class IV, producing the protein MEDISYREFYIQNDEIKQKDSFNGEFITLGKSLYEVIRIEEGVPLFVEKNLKRLENSAKITNLILSISPEEIRKKINKLIQVNDVKIGNIKIVFNFFKDKCNFYAYFLKHNYPTKDQYDNGVDTIFFHGERRNPNAKIVNTEFRASVEAKMKENNAYEALLVDRNGNITEGSRSNIFMVKDKTVYTAPLEDVLPGTTRDSIIEVALKCGYEFKEKRINYKDVTKIDGMFISGTLSKVLPIRRIGTIQLNSSKNAAIRNIMAEYDKMIKEYITENRLLKI; encoded by the coding sequence ATGGAAGACATAAGTTATAGAGAATTTTATATACAGAATGATGAAATTAAACAAAAGGATAGTTTTAATGGTGAATTTATAACTCTAGGTAAATCCCTTTATGAAGTGATTAGAATCGAAGAGGGAGTGCCTTTGTTTGTAGAAAAAAATCTTAAGAGGTTAGAAAATTCAGCAAAGATTACAAATTTAATATTGTCCATAAGCCCAGAAGAAATAAGAAAAAAAATCAACAAATTAATTCAGGTTAATGACGTAAAAATAGGAAATATAAAAATAGTTTTTAATTTCTTTAAGGATAAATGCAATTTTTATGCTTATTTTCTAAAACATAATTATCCTACTAAAGATCAGTATGATAATGGTGTAGATACTATTTTTTTTCACGGTGAGAGAAGAAATCCCAATGCTAAAATTGTTAATACCGAATTTAGAGCATCTGTAGAAGCAAAAATGAAGGAAAATAATGCCTACGAGGCACTGCTGGTTGATAGAAATGGTAATATAACAGAGGGAAGTAGATCAAATATATTTATGGTGAAGGATAAAACTGTTTATACTGCTCCACTAGAAGATGTTTTACCAGGCACTACTAGAGATTCTATTATAGAGGTTGCTTTAAAATGCGGGTATGAATTTAAGGAAAAAAGAATAAATTATAAAGATGTAACTAAAATAGATGGAATGTTTATTTCAGGCACTCTGTCAAAGGTATTGCCAATAAGAAGAATAGGAACTATTCAGCTGAACTCTTCTAAAAATGCTGCAATTAGAAATATAATGGCAGAATATGATAAAATGATTAAAGAGTACATTACTGAAAATAGACTATTAAAGATTTAA
- a CDS encoding HAD-IB family hydrolase produces the protein MEKLAIFDVDYTLTKRETLFEFYMFMLRKKPHLIIYMPKSFGSAILYALGIFGAAKAKNNFMAFIKRIHEDEIKKLVKEFYSTRFSKIFYVDAISTLKKLKAEGYKIYLISASAEFYLNELYNIKEVDKVIGTRFKFINGYYTGEITGENNKGEEKVKRLMEVLKEENIHVDFKNSYMYSDSLSDLPLFKLVGHPYLINSRKKDHNIEVLHWK, from the coding sequence TTGGAGAAATTAGCTATATTTGATGTGGACTATACTTTGACAAAGAGAGAAACACTTTTTGAATTCTATATGTTTATGCTTAGAAAAAAGCCTCATTTAATAATATATATGCCCAAAAGTTTTGGTTCAGCTATTCTGTATGCTTTAGGTATTTTTGGTGCAGCTAAGGCAAAAAATAATTTTATGGCCTTTATAAAGAGGATTCATGAAGATGAAATAAAAAAGTTAGTAAAAGAATTTTATAGCACAAGATTCAGTAAAATTTTTTATGTAGATGCAATAAGCACTTTAAAAAAATTAAAAGCTGAAGGTTATAAAATATATTTAATTTCTGCATCAGCAGAATTTTATCTAAATGAACTTTATAATATAAAAGAAGTTGATAAAGTTATAGGAACAAGATTTAAATTTATTAACGGCTATTATACTGGAGAAATTACAGGAGAAAATAATAAAGGAGAGGAAAAGGTTAAAAGACTTATGGAAGTATTAAAAGAAGAAAATATTCATGTGGATTTTAAGAATTCTTATATGTATTCCGATTCCCTTTCTGATTTGCCTTTATTTAAGCTGGTGGGTCACCCTTATTTAATAAATTCCAGGAAAAAAGATCATAACATTGAAGTACTTCATTGGAAGTAA
- a CDS encoding DUF1292 domain-containing protein has product MSENEKVNACSIDGCGCGENEHQHEEHSHECDCGCEDHEHETFSVELEDEHGNVVSCDVIDGFVYNDLEFALVQNPQDGSVYLFKVVGEGEEGELVIPDDEEFKAATAYYESTLEKEK; this is encoded by the coding sequence ATGAGTGAAAATGAAAAAGTTAATGCATGTAGTATAGATGGGTGTGGATGTGGAGAAAATGAACATCAACATGAAGAACATTCACATGAATGCGATTGTGGGTGTGAAGATCATGAGCACGAGACATTTTCAGTAGAACTTGAAGATGAACATGGAAACGTAGTTTCCTGTGATGTTATAGACGGCTTTGTATATAATGATTTAGAATTTGCTTTAGTTCAAAATCCTCAAGATGGTTCAGTATATTTATTTAAAGTAGTAGGTGAAGGTGAAGAGGGCGAACTTGTAATTCCAGATGACGAAGAATTTAAGGCTGCTACTGCTTATTACGAATCAACTTTGGAGAAAGAAAAATAA